A genome region from Macaca nemestrina isolate mMacNem1 chromosome 20, mMacNem.hap1, whole genome shotgun sequence includes the following:
- the LOC105495325 gene encoding melanoma-derived growth regulatory protein isoform X1: MGEREGRKLETSAPLCSLSCSQSTMAWSLVFLGVIVLLSAFSGPGVGGGPMPKLADRKLCADQECSYPISMAVALQDYMAPDCRFLTIHRGQVVYVFSKLKGRGRLFWGGSVQGDYYGDLAARLGYFPSSIVREDQTLKPGKVDVKTDKWDFYCQ; the protein is encoded by the exons atgggagagagggaggggaggaaattGGAGACCTCAGCACCCCTTTGCTCACTCTCTTGCTCACAGTCCACGATGGCCTGGTCCCTGGTGTTCCTCGGTGTCATCGTCTTGCTGTCTGCCTTCTCCGGACCTGGTGTCGGGGGTGGCCCTATGCCCAAGCTGGCTGACCGGAAGCTGTGTGCAGACCAGGAGTGCAGCT ACCCTATCTCCATGGCTGTGGCCCTTCAGGACTACATGGCCCCCGACTGCCGATTCCTGACCATTCACCGGGGCCAAGTGGTGTATGTCTTCTCCAAGCTGAAGGGCCGTGGGCGGCTCTTCTGGGGAGGCAGC GTTCAGGGAGATTACTATGGAGATCTGGCCGCTCGCCTGGGCTATTTCCCCAGTAGCATTGTCCGGGAGGACCAGACCCTGAAACCTGGCAAAGTCGATGTGAAGACAGAC aaATGGGATTTCTACTGCCAGTGA
- the LOC105495325 gene encoding melanoma-derived growth regulatory protein isoform X2, whose translation MAWSLVFLGVIVLLSAFSGPGVGGGPMPKLADRKLCADQECSYPISMAVALQDYMAPDCRFLTIHRGQVVYVFSKLKGRGRLFWGGSVQGDYYGDLAARLGYFPSSIVREDQTLKPGKVDVKTDKWDFYCQ comes from the exons ATGGCCTGGTCCCTGGTGTTCCTCGGTGTCATCGTCTTGCTGTCTGCCTTCTCCGGACCTGGTGTCGGGGGTGGCCCTATGCCCAAGCTGGCTGACCGGAAGCTGTGTGCAGACCAGGAGTGCAGCT ACCCTATCTCCATGGCTGTGGCCCTTCAGGACTACATGGCCCCCGACTGCCGATTCCTGACCATTCACCGGGGCCAAGTGGTGTATGTCTTCTCCAAGCTGAAGGGCCGTGGGCGGCTCTTCTGGGGAGGCAGC GTTCAGGGAGATTACTATGGAGATCTGGCCGCTCGCCTGGGCTATTTCCCCAGTAGCATTGTCCGGGAGGACCAGACCCTGAAACCTGGCAAAGTCGATGTGAAGACAGAC aaATGGGATTTCTACTGCCAGTGA